The genomic stretch CAAATCAACACAATATAGAACATaaacgtaatttaaattataattttaactccttattatatttataaagtataataataaagtaggaatatcgggataaaaagttgtctatatgttattctagttgtccagctgtctacgtaccaaattttattacaatttacaatcgattcagtagtttttgcgtgaaagagcaacatacacacacatccttacaaactttcatttataatattagtaggatagaatatcagtgtattatataacttgtattgttttatgtgtttgttttccTCAGCTCCGAGTGGGTCaaattttttctgtatttttcgATCGATTTCCAAATGTTAAATTGTCAcaagaaattttgtttaataatttaattttatcaaatcacAAATGAGTAATGACAACACTACAATTTATGTCACGTTGACAGTGTTGAATATTTTGCAATCTGTCAAATGTCATTAGCCTTTACGTAATTCATTATTCAACATTGCAATTTGCAATAGATAGAGCATTTCGTGGAAAGTTTAGCACTAGAGGGGCCCGCACTATAAAGCAAAATGTTCCCCCTAGGCAGAAAACAGGCCCAAGTGTTGGCCAGCTTTGTTCCTTCGTTGGTGGCTTTTGGGGGTGCCGCATTCACGGGACTACTATATGCGACAGACTGGAAGGTAATCACTGCCTACATCCCCTTCTACAACGGCAAGTACGAGGGACAGAAGACGGAAGAATAAAGTGTTTGTGTTATAGTCCTATTTAAATGTCTTAGTCaacatgtaattattataagttcaAAGTAATGTgctgtgtttaaatttttctacTACCCGTAGGTTAAACTTGGTTATGTTATAGCTAAAGTACGTggttcatattaattaatgtatcatcatatctataatttatgcaatagaacaattttacaaaatttatgttgATTGTATATATTTGAGCTCTAATTCCTAATTCCAAATGACTTGGTTAGGTATTGAATGTAGTTTTCGTAaggttatataaatagaaataaacaaaattaaactagcattcaataaaacaaattatttgaattactgTTCAACTTTTATCTCTAGTAATTGAAAAAGAAACTTATTTAaccaattatttatcaaacaaatctatttgttgtaatattatttatttctgtctCTTCGTCATACAATATTGAGCATTGAAGAAAAGAATTTGATGAAgcctattaattaaatactatgaGCACATGCATTGACCTGCCTTTTTCAACAAACTTCAAGAAAATGAggttttagaaatttatataatgcaaCATATACTACAACTAGCTTTCcacatagaaaattaaaacaagtaGTCCTAGGGAATAGGTATACAGTTCCCCTTCCtttgggatttccgggataaaaatctGTGTCCTAGCTCAGGTCGCAAACTAtctatatatcaaatttcatccataCCAGTCTAATAGCTCATGAGATTAGTGTGTTAAaagcaaacaatatttttagttctttATAATAGACTAacttcacccgtgtaagtccgtatcccatagtaatatggggataaaaaggttgtctatatgttattctagttgtccagctgactatgtaccaaatgtcattgcaatcggttcagtagtttttttgtgaaagagcaacaaacacacacacatccttacaaactttcgcatttataatattatatagtaggatatagtctTATTtcttgtacaaaaatatacactatTTACTAAGATTTGTGTCCCTTTTGTTAGATATATGTAagttctaaaaaatatatttatactgctATAGGTTTATTGCACCTGGGATATCAAAGAAACCTCATGATACCAAGTAACAGTTAAAGGGTGTGATGGAAACAACAATAACCacatttttaacttatttatttcaaatacactGTGGAGACTTAAAAAAGTGCAAataactgtttaatttatagtgtTCACTTTAATGGATTCTTACAAAATAGAGgctattaagaaatattaaattcatacataatatggGTTATAAGGGTACAatgatttatatacttatttaaaccttttcaaattatattcttagTTAAGTGCTCATGTAAATTCAACTAATCACAATACTAatcctaatttatttaacaactaataatatcaaattttattaagtactttgtatattttgttcctttatattttatattttattttatgtttgctaTAACATGTACCTATGATTTTAACTATTGTTAATTGAGgatgaagatttttttatctaaatttgacaaaatttgataGGCCCAAAACTATTTGAATGATAATGGTagattgtatgaaaatataaattccaaTTCAAGGActacgatttaaaatataaattatgctaAGTATAACTTCTATCAACTaccaacattaaaataacatgaataaTTAACTTGTCATATTGGAACGAGTATGGGGTTGTTCAGAAGACACTAAGGACGCAACTCATTACGGCCGCTTGTTTGTAAATTATCTGAAAATGAAATGTTCTATGTATTCGTATTAATAACacacaacaattaaaaaacttattctAAGTggctacatattttattcataaacttaTCATTTCTTCTTTTGGTTTTAGTTGGTCTAGCCACTTATTTGGTTTAGTGCAACACATACAGTATATAGTTATTAGTCTAATAGCATTTGTGTGTGTggttaaatgaaatgaattgcTTATATCACTCAATGAAAATGTAGATTCTAATAGTGATAGAATTATTGAAGTCGGTCCagaagtttttgtgtgaaaatattttaaacaaaccatgaagtataaaatatttgttttttcattatttttagtcaagataatatttatatactagatTCTCGATAGAGTCaaatttttaacagttattatCCTTATCCAAGACAAATTCAATGGAGTAAAAAGAATTAAGTTCAGCCATTCTTGATTATCGGTAAGTATCTTTGCAgtgaaactaaaatatttagtaaggaaaaaatgattattaaaccttactagcttcccgcccgcTGCTTCACCCGTTTCCGTATTGTTCTTActttttaaaccttccctagactattcagaatgcaccaaaaccacgattataaaaatcagaccagccattctcgagtttaaGCGTctaattattctaaatttatttttatatgtaaaaagaagattattttatttattcttcctcatcagcccatacgttcccactgctgggacataggcctcctatgagggtggaacacaaacatttatttttataattcacatATAGGTAATACAAATTACCTATTAAAATACCTACGTAGCAGTACCTAATAATTGGAGAGTCACACATCATTAGTTATGAAATTGCTTTTTGTCTTTTGCGTAACTGAAATTGAGAAAATATGGTCATCGTGGTTACATTGTATCTAAACATAAATGGCTTTTTTGCATACTAGCATTCCACTGGCGTAGCAAAAAAGTTCATTGTTGAAAAGGTGCTGagtcactctctagcctcctaatTACTTTCTTCAAGCACACAgctatcatatcataaaattgcgCCGTTGCCACGTGAAAAACGGTACAAAAAACCTttcgaattaataatataagtaaggtTTTTAGGTACAGgttttttatctttacttaaaaataaattttaatcggTCTACGTACATTAGGCGAGCGCGCTGCGACAAATTAAAACCGCAGGTCGAGATCGCGGTCGCCGCTGCCGCCGGCGTCCTCGTCGTCCGCCGGCACGCCTTCGTCCTCCGTCTCACCTGCATGTCATACGAGTCTTAGCCTCCTTACGATCGATCATTACTACTGCATTTCATTTACTCATAAACAAACATCCTCGACTATCGAAGACCCAcggaagaccggcgtgaaatagcattctgctgtgtttcgttcggtgaatgggggagatggagacccatatcctttcctttattcctctcgccaatcctttcttaatcctttcccaaaagtcggcaatctatttgtagaggcgtaaggtctgcaatgaaaaaccttatgcctctctaaatgttcatgggcggtggtagcgcttaccatcaggcgtcccacatgacgtgacataaaaaaaaatcgttcgAAGTCTCACTCAAGATCGACtcgaatacaaaaatttatttttattatctgcatAATCCGCAGGTGGTAGGCGAAGATCGTAGTGACATATTTTAGAGAGAGTATAAATATTCTAGACGGACGAAGTCGTCAGTTACCGGGGCAGGGCGGCGCGCCCTTGGTCCTGGAGCCAGGGCGCTCGACGCCGTGCGGGTCCACGCACCAGCACACGGCCAGCGCGGCGTGGCACTGGCGCGGGCGGTAGAAGCCGCGCGCGTCGCACGCCGGCACGTAGGCGCCGCGCGCCGGCCGGCTCGCGCGCGCCAGCGCCGCGCACggccgcgccgcgcgcccCAGGCACGCGCACCACGCGCCGCGCGACACGCCGGCGCCtcccgcgccccccgcgcgCCCCTCTCCGCCCGCGCCCTCCTCCCCCGCGCCGCACGAGCGCAGGAACGGCCGCAGGCAGCGTTCGCGCTCGTCGTGGCCTGATtgagaatatttcaaatgatgGGCTCCAACTTAAAACGGCACTGAACCCGGTATCAATGTAGTAAGGCGTAGGTGAATGGGCGTTGAGGTGGGTCAAAATCGTGATATTTTCATAGTTATTCAATATTGGGTATATtcgtaaattgtattattctcTGATCTCGGATCTCTTTTAttagcatattatttttataatcagaCTATTTCATTACTTATGCCATTTTTTAAACCAAACTCTTATCTATATGTTCACTAGCATTTGTCCATTTCGTCCGCGTAGTCGTGGTGGTGAATGTTGATCTAAATGGCGGGAAGCCACCCTATTGCCCGAACGCCGGCCAgtgcataattttttatctttatgtatCATTGTAATCATAAGCATATTGAGGCCTGAAATGAACGCCGCGCCGTACTCGTTATGCGCGCCATAACTGACGTTGACTGATCTTGTAACCCCCGACGAAAAAGAAGACTTATAACAAGATTAACGTGTCCGTCTTTAAACAGTGATGATAATGATCTTCTATAGAGACGTTCATACCCTCTTATACCCGGGGAAGGGGTTCCTTCAGCTATTTTTCTcattataaaaagtagcctatattgTCCTTTCATTTCCTATTATGTGTCTTAATACAAAGTTTTGCAGTCCtatctttaaaaaaggaatttcCATACAGCCCTCTATCGTTATACAATAGtgtaacttaaaaattaaaaacgtcacggggagacactctccccgtgaccacgctcgctgtaaagtgttcgaaacgtcggg from Zerene cesonia ecotype Mississippi unplaced genomic scaffold, Zerene_cesonia_1.1 Zces_u002, whole genome shotgun sequence encodes the following:
- the LOC119838402 gene encoding cytochrome b-c1 complex subunit 10-like, producing MFPLGRKQAQVLASFVPSLVAFGGAAFTGLLYATDWKVITAYIPFYNGKYEGQKTEE